From Nonomuraea helvata, a single genomic window includes:
- a CDS encoding SDR family NAD(P)-dependent oxidoreductase has protein sequence MTAVALVTGASRGLGAVIAHRLAADGLAVAVNYRSDAAGAEQVVAAIRDAGGAAEAFAADVTDESEVAGLVARITGRLGPVHVLVVNATGPQPSIPLEELTWQSHLDQLTFFVKSPTLLVQAVLPGMRERRGGRVIQIGSDVVDRNLPGMSAYIAAKGAQHAMTLTWARELGPHGITANIVAPGWIPVERHAGLDESGYLAEVPLGRMGTPEDVAATVSFLASEGGEFVTGQRISVNGGHT, from the coding sequence ATGACAGCAGTCGCCCTCGTCACCGGCGCGTCGCGCGGCCTGGGAGCCGTGATCGCGCACAGGCTGGCCGCCGACGGCCTGGCCGTCGCGGTCAACTACCGTTCGGACGCCGCCGGAGCGGAGCAGGTCGTGGCCGCGATCCGGGACGCGGGCGGCGCCGCGGAGGCGTTCGCCGCCGACGTCACGGACGAGTCCGAGGTGGCCGGCCTGGTCGCCCGCATCACCGGCCGCCTCGGCCCGGTGCACGTGCTGGTGGTCAACGCGACGGGCCCGCAGCCCTCCATCCCGCTGGAGGAGCTCACCTGGCAGTCGCACCTCGACCAGCTCACGTTCTTCGTCAAGAGCCCGACGCTGCTGGTGCAGGCGGTGCTGCCGGGCATGCGGGAGCGCCGCGGCGGCCGCGTCATCCAGATCGGCTCCGACGTCGTCGACCGCAACCTGCCGGGCATGTCCGCCTACATCGCGGCGAAGGGCGCCCAGCACGCCATGACCCTCACCTGGGCGCGGGAGCTGGGCCCGCACGGCATCACGGCCAACATCGTCGCCCCCGGCTGGATCCCGGTGGAGCGGCACGCGGGCCTCGACGAGAGCGGCTATCTCGCGGAGGTACCCCTGGGCCGGATGGGCACGCCCGAGGACGTGGCGGCCACGGTCTCGTTCCTCGCCTCGGAGGGCGGCGAGTTCGTCACCGGCCAGCGCATCTCCGTCAACGGCGGCCACACGTGA
- a CDS encoding hemerythrin domain-containing protein, protein MGEQDVIDLLVAQHGQIRDLFDEVEQAPPDKLEEAFDRLTRMLSVHETAEEEIVHPYARRKLDNGQGVVGDRLTEENRAKQLLLELHKGGVDHPQFWERLGELRTAVTMHARSEERYEFAKLRANTSTVERRAMAAAVRAAESLAPLRPHPGTESATKNMLMGTPIALMERAREMIRKGLGKHT, encoded by the coding sequence GTGGGTGAACAAGATGTCATCGATTTGCTGGTGGCCCAGCACGGCCAGATCAGGGACCTGTTCGACGAGGTCGAGCAGGCGCCTCCGGACAAGCTGGAGGAGGCGTTCGACCGGCTGACGCGGATGCTGTCCGTGCATGAGACGGCCGAGGAGGAGATCGTCCACCCGTACGCGCGCAGGAAGCTGGACAACGGCCAGGGCGTGGTGGGCGACCGTCTGACCGAGGAGAACCGCGCCAAGCAGCTCCTCCTCGAGCTCCACAAGGGCGGCGTGGACCATCCGCAGTTCTGGGAGCGCCTCGGGGAGCTGCGTACCGCCGTGACCATGCACGCCCGCAGCGAGGAGCGGTACGAGTTCGCCAAGCTGCGCGCGAACACCTCCACCGTCGAGCGGCGGGCCATGGCGGCCGCGGTGCGGGCGGCCGAGAGCCTCGCGCCGCTGCGCCCGCACCCCGGCACGGAGAGCGCCACCAAGAACATGCTGATGGGCACGCCGATCGCGCTGATGGAGCGGGCCCGGGAGATGATCCGCAAGGGGCTCGGCAAGCACACCTGA
- a CDS encoding helix-turn-helix transcriptional regulator, translating to MEYIARDADIAPVAALIADPTRAAMLTALLDGRALAAGELARVAGVSAATASAHLSRLLDGRLVDVVRQGRHRYYRLAGHDVAEVLEVLARVSARPPVRSLRQSRQARLLEEARTCYDHLAGRAGVSLLDQLRDGGYYAAQDLTDEGERLLGGLGVDVAGARRSRRRFAPECLDWTERRSHLGGALGAAITGVLLERDWYRRGKVPRAVVLTDEGREGLSALFSRKELTSGTPVT from the coding sequence ATGGAGTACATCGCTCGTGACGCCGACATAGCGCCCGTCGCCGCGCTCATCGCGGACCCGACCAGGGCGGCCATGCTGACCGCCCTGCTCGACGGGCGGGCGCTGGCGGCGGGGGAGCTGGCCCGGGTGGCCGGGGTGAGCGCCGCCACCGCCAGCGCCCACCTGTCCAGGCTGCTCGACGGCCGGCTGGTCGACGTCGTGCGCCAGGGCCGCCACCGCTACTACCGCCTGGCCGGGCACGATGTGGCCGAGGTGCTGGAGGTGCTGGCCAGGGTCAGCGCCCGCCCGCCCGTGCGGTCGCTGCGCCAGTCCCGGCAGGCCAGGCTGCTGGAGGAGGCCCGCACCTGCTACGACCACCTCGCGGGACGGGCCGGCGTGAGCCTGCTCGACCAGCTCAGGGACGGCGGTTACTACGCGGCGCAGGACCTGACCGACGAGGGCGAGCGGCTGCTGGGCGGCCTCGGCGTGGACGTGGCCGGCGCGCGGCGGTCGAGGAGGCGTTTCGCGCCCGAGTGCCTGGACTGGACCGAGCGCAGGTCGCATCTCGGCGGCGCGCTGGGTGCGGCGATCACGGGGGTGCTGCTCGAGCGGGACTGGTACCGGCGCGGGAAGGTGCCGAGGGCGGTGGTCCTCACCGACGAGGGCAGGGAGGGGCTGTCCGCGCTGTTCTCACGTAAGGAGCTAACATCGGGTACGCCGGTTACCTAG
- the hutH gene encoding histidine ammonia-lyase: MRDNEVVNVGPEPLTFDDVIKVARHGAAVRLTDDALAAVSAARQRVDELAESPVPAYGISTGFGALATRHIDPALRTQLQRSLVRSHAAGNGPEVETEVVRALMLLRLHTLATGHTGIRPTTAKTLAALISAGITPIVHEYGSLGCSGDLAPLAHVALTLMGEGVVRDSSGNLQPAGEALKQAQIEPVELAAKEGLALINGTDGMLGMLILAIEDLTRLVRTADVSAAMSVEALLGTDRVFMPELQALRPHPGQALAAANMTKILRDSGIMASHRDPEACTRVQDAYSLRCAPQVAGAARDTIAHAATVAGWELASAVDNPAVLADGRVESNGNFHGAPIAYVLDFLAVVAADLASMSERRTDRFLDVARNHGLPAFLADDPGVDSGHMIAQYTQAAIVSELKRLAVPASVDSIPSSAMQEDHVSMGWSAARKLRRSVDGLTRVLAIEVLTAARALDLRAPLEPAPATAAVVRALRETVPAPGPDRFLAPEIDSAVRLVADGGVVAAAESVTGPLA; encoded by the coding sequence ATGCGCGACAACGAAGTCGTGAACGTCGGCCCCGAACCCCTGACTTTCGACGATGTCATCAAGGTGGCCCGTCACGGAGCCGCCGTCCGGCTCACCGACGACGCCCTGGCCGCCGTCTCGGCTGCCCGCCAGCGGGTGGATGAGCTGGCCGAGAGCCCGGTCCCCGCGTACGGCATCTCGACGGGCTTCGGCGCCCTCGCCACGCGGCACATCGACCCGGCGCTGCGCACCCAGCTCCAGCGCTCCCTGGTGCGCTCCCACGCGGCCGGCAACGGACCCGAGGTGGAGACCGAGGTCGTGCGCGCGCTCATGCTGCTGCGCCTGCACACGCTGGCCACCGGCCACACCGGCATCAGGCCGACCACGGCCAAGACCCTGGCGGCGCTGATCAGCGCGGGGATCACGCCGATCGTGCACGAGTACGGCAGCCTCGGCTGCTCCGGCGACCTGGCCCCGCTGGCGCACGTCGCGCTGACGCTGATGGGCGAGGGCGTCGTACGCGACAGCTCCGGAAACCTCCAGCCGGCCGGTGAGGCGCTCAAGCAGGCCCAGATCGAGCCCGTCGAGCTGGCCGCCAAGGAGGGCCTGGCGCTCATCAACGGCACGGACGGCATGCTCGGCATGCTCATCCTGGCCATCGAGGACCTCACCAGGCTCGTCAGGACCGCCGACGTGAGCGCCGCGATGAGCGTGGAGGCGCTGCTCGGCACCGACCGGGTGTTCATGCCGGAGCTGCAGGCCCTCAGGCCGCACCCCGGGCAGGCGCTGGCCGCCGCCAACATGACCAAGATCCTGCGCGACTCCGGCATCATGGCCAGCCACCGCGACCCCGAGGCCTGCACCCGCGTCCAGGACGCCTACTCGCTGCGCTGCGCCCCCCAGGTCGCCGGGGCCGCCCGCGACACGATCGCGCACGCCGCCACCGTGGCCGGATGGGAGCTGGCCAGCGCCGTCGACAACCCCGCCGTGCTGGCCGACGGCCGCGTCGAGTCCAACGGCAACTTCCACGGCGCCCCCATCGCGTACGTGCTGGACTTCCTGGCCGTCGTGGCCGCGGACCTCGCCTCGATGTCCGAACGGCGCACCGACCGCTTCCTGGACGTGGCCCGCAACCACGGGCTGCCCGCCTTCCTGGCCGACGACCCCGGCGTCGACTCGGGCCACATGATCGCCCAGTACACGCAGGCGGCCATCGTCTCCGAGCTGAAGCGCCTGGCCGTGCCCGCCAGCGTCGACTCCATCCCCAGCTCGGCCATGCAGGAGGACCACGTGTCCATGGGCTGGTCGGCGGCGCGCAAGCTGCGCAGGTCGGTGGACGGGCTCACCCGCGTGCTGGCCATCGAGGTGCTCACCGCCGCCCGCGCGCTCGACCTGCGCGCCCCGCTCGAGCCCGCGCCCGCGACGGCGGCCGTGGTCAGGGCGCTGCGCGAGACCGTGCCCGCGCCCGGCCCCGACCGGTTCCTGGCGCCGGAGATCGACTCCGCCGTACGCCTGGTCGCCGACGGCGGCGTGGTGGCGGCCGCCGAATCGGTCACCGGCCCCCTGGCCTGA
- a CDS encoding NAD(P)-binding domain-containing protein — protein MTTFLGQIAFLGQGRMGVPMARRLEQAGHKVTTWRRGSGVSAAEAVDGAELVITMLSDPAAVREVLTAALPGLRPGATVVEMSTIGPEAVRELRALLPAGVGLVDAPVLGSVGPAAEGTLTVLAGGDVSGCREVLSVFGSVRELGPLGAGAAMKIAVMSAIVPAQVLLAETFAYGEAHGVDRGALIDVLSGTPLGTLAERLRVPSDETRYSLAHATKDLELGAWEGASTAPSMIGAARARLQEARAAGLGERDLTAIAEHVAEHVGGGPAPRAVPLNLSTIPATNGFYSHAVRVGDMLYVSGQAAFDEHGNIVGEGSMTAQAEHVFQVISRILADQGATFDDVAFLRTYLTDMDKRVEYGQVRRKYITGTPPASTTVEVSKLFMPGLLLEVDLIVALRPGGR, from the coding sequence ATGACGACTTTTCTCGGACAGATTGCTTTTCTTGGACAGGGACGCATGGGCGTCCCCATGGCGCGGCGGCTGGAGCAGGCCGGGCACAAGGTGACGACGTGGCGGCGCGGCAGCGGGGTGAGCGCGGCGGAGGCGGTGGACGGGGCCGAGCTGGTCATCACCATGCTCAGCGACCCGGCCGCGGTGCGGGAGGTGCTGACGGCGGCGCTGCCGGGGCTGCGGCCCGGCGCCACGGTGGTGGAGATGTCCACGATCGGCCCCGAGGCGGTGCGTGAGCTGCGCGCGCTGCTGCCGGCCGGGGTGGGGCTGGTGGACGCTCCGGTGCTGGGCAGCGTGGGGCCCGCGGCCGAGGGCACGCTGACGGTGCTGGCCGGGGGCGACGTGTCGGGGTGTCGCGAGGTCCTGTCGGTGTTCGGTTCCGTACGGGAGCTCGGGCCGCTGGGCGCGGGCGCGGCCATGAAGATCGCCGTCATGAGCGCGATCGTGCCCGCCCAGGTGCTGCTGGCCGAGACGTTCGCGTACGGCGAGGCGCACGGCGTGGACCGTGGCGCGCTGATCGACGTGCTGTCGGGCACCCCGCTGGGCACGCTGGCGGAGCGGCTGCGCGTGCCGTCGGACGAGACCCGCTACTCGCTCGCGCACGCGACCAAGGACCTGGAGCTGGGCGCCTGGGAAGGCGCGTCGACGGCGCCCTCGATGATCGGGGCGGCCCGGGCGAGGCTGCAGGAGGCGCGGGCGGCCGGGCTGGGCGAGCGCGACCTGACGGCCATCGCCGAGCACGTCGCCGAGCACGTCGGAGGCGGCCCGGCCCCTCGGGCCGTGCCGCTGAACCTCTCGACGATCCCCGCCACGAACGGCTTCTACTCGCACGCCGTACGCGTCGGCGACATGCTCTACGTCTCCGGCCAGGCCGCCTTCGACGAGCACGGGAACATCGTCGGCGAAGGGTCCATGACGGCCCAGGCGGAGCACGTCTTCCAGGTCATCTCGCGCATCCTCGCCGATCAGGGGGCGACGTTCGACGACGTCGCGTTCCTCCGGACGTACCTGACGGACATGGACAAGCGCGTCGAGTACGGGCAGGTGCGCAGGAAGTACATCACCGGCACACCCCCGGCCAGCACGACCGTGGAGGTGTCGAAGCTGTTCATGCCGGGGCTGCTGCTGGAGGTGGACCTCATCGTGGCGCTCAGGCCAGGGGGCCGGTGA
- a CDS encoding LysR family transcriptional regulator has translation MQNVNAFDADVLRLFHEIAESGSFTAAAELLGYTQSAVSRRIAALERAAGGPLFERLARGVRLTPAGEALHRHAVAVLDRLERAGEELAAIHGGLGGTLRLGAFATANVDLVPGTLKRFVERRPGVELRLVEGLTARLMERLRAGALDVAVISDYPAGLPAEAAHTVLLREDRLLVALPGGHRLAGDAEVDLRDLAEETWIEAAPRGQPTLLVAACAAAGFTPRGGLRVAEWTGKFGFVAAGLGVTLVPELAARAVPPDLVLRPLLGTAPVRKVYAALPETPLPAALELVEMLGEWKACTTASPI, from the coding sequence ATGCAAAATGTGAATGCCTTTGACGCGGATGTGCTGCGGCTGTTCCACGAGATCGCCGAGAGCGGCTCGTTCACCGCCGCCGCCGAGCTGCTCGGATACACCCAGTCGGCGGTCTCCCGCCGCATCGCCGCGCTGGAGCGTGCCGCCGGAGGGCCGCTCTTCGAGCGCCTGGCCAGAGGGGTGCGCCTGACGCCCGCCGGCGAGGCGCTCCACCGGCACGCCGTCGCCGTGCTCGACCGGCTCGAGCGCGCCGGCGAAGAGCTGGCCGCCATCCACGGCGGGCTGGGCGGGACGCTCCGGCTGGGCGCGTTCGCCACGGCCAACGTGGACCTGGTGCCCGGCACGCTCAAACGGTTCGTGGAGCGGCGGCCCGGCGTCGAGCTGCGGCTGGTGGAGGGGCTCACGGCCCGCCTGATGGAGCGGCTGCGCGCGGGCGCGCTCGATGTGGCCGTGATCAGCGACTACCCGGCGGGGCTGCCCGCCGAGGCCGCGCACACGGTGCTCCTGCGCGAGGACCGCCTGCTCGTCGCGCTGCCCGGTGGGCACCGGCTCGCCGGCGACGCCGAGGTGGACCTGCGGGACCTGGCAGAGGAGACATGGATCGAGGCCGCCCCGCGCGGCCAGCCGACGCTGCTGGTGGCCGCGTGCGCGGCGGCCGGGTTCACGCCGCGCGGCGGGCTGCGGGTGGCCGAGTGGACGGGCAAGTTCGGGTTCGTCGCGGCCGGGCTGGGCGTGACGCTGGTGCCGGAGCTGGCGGCGCGGGCCGTACCGCCGGATCTGGTGCTGCGGCCCCTGCTGGGCACGGCGCCCGTGCGGAAGGTGTACGCGGCCCTGCCCGAGACGCCACTGCCCGCCGCGCTGGAGCTCGTCGAAATGCTGGGAGAATGGAAGGCGTGTACGACGGCTTCGCCTATTTAG
- a CDS encoding chorismate-binding protein encodes MEGVYDGFAYLGGQHATGLRDVTSDLAALDGEGWWAMVVDYEGKVTCARFDRVRESPLPAPAASWHGPRPDQWRSSLDRAAYERGVRAIRAYIEQGEVYQANLCRILTAPVPADADPLALAARLAAGNPAPYAAVIQVPGLSVVSASPELYLSRDGDTVESRPIKGTGATAGDLLDKDYAENVMIVDLVRNDLGRVAAVGSVEVPSLCAVEEHPGLVHLVSTVRARLAPGAGWPELFAATFPPGSVTGAPKSSALRIINELEPAPRGPYCGAVGWVDADRRRAALAVGIRTFWISALAHGDDEIRFGTGAGITWGSDPGREWLETELKAARLIALASTGGTE; translated from the coding sequence ATGGAAGGCGTGTACGACGGCTTCGCCTATTTAGGCGGTCAGCACGCGACCGGGCTGCGTGACGTGACCTCCGACCTGGCCGCGCTCGACGGCGAGGGCTGGTGGGCCATGGTCGTCGACTACGAGGGCAAGGTGACGTGCGCCCGGTTCGACCGGGTGCGCGAGTCGCCCCTGCCCGCGCCCGCCGCTTCCTGGCACGGGCCGCGCCCCGATCAGTGGCGCAGCTCACTCGACCGGGCCGCCTACGAGCGCGGCGTGCGTGCCATCCGCGCCTACATCGAGCAGGGTGAGGTCTACCAGGCAAATCTTTGCCGCATTTTGACCGCGCCCGTCCCGGCCGACGCCGACCCGCTCGCGCTGGCCGCCCGGCTGGCCGCGGGCAATCCCGCACCGTACGCGGCCGTCATCCAGGTGCCAGGGCTCAGCGTGGTGTCCGCCTCGCCCGAGCTCTACCTCTCGCGTGACGGCGACACCGTCGAGTCCAGGCCCATCAAGGGCACGGGCGCGACCGCCGGCGACCTCCTCGACAAGGACTACGCCGAGAACGTCATGATCGTCGACCTCGTCCGCAACGACCTCGGCCGCGTCGCCGCCGTCGGCTCGGTCGAGGTGCCGTCGCTCTGCGCGGTAGAGGAGCACCCCGGTCTCGTCCACCTCGTCTCCACCGTCCGGGCCCGATTGGCGCCGGGGGCGGGCTGGCCCGAGCTCTTCGCCGCGACCTTCCCGCCCGGATCTGTCACGGGCGCGCCCAAGTCGTCGGCGCTGCGCATCATCAATGAGCTCGAACCAGCACCCCGCGGGCCGTACTGTGGGGCCGTGGGCTGGGTCGACGCCGACCGCCGCCGGGCGGCGCTGGCCGTGGGCATCAGAACATTCTGGATCTCGGCACTGGCTCACGGCGATGACGAGATCCGGTTCGGCACCGGAGCCGGCATCACCTGGGGCAGCGACCCCGGGCGCGAATGGCTCGAGACCGAGCTCAAAGCAGCCAGGCTCATCGCACTGGCATCCACAGGAGGAACTGAATGA
- a CDS encoding aminotransferase class IV — translation MNIPVWVNGELLDPAQASVSVFDHGLMVGDGVFETIKIVNGQSFALTRHLDRLTLSAQRMDLPEPDVEAIADGIAKLLAVAPAWALGRIRVTYTSGPGPLGSDRGDQGTTSVVIVDEQKPFPATANVSVVPWPRNERGALSGVKSTSYGDNAKALLYAKKRGGGEAIFGNLAGNLCEGTGSNIFIVRDGRLLTPTLESGCLAGVTRALVVEWCGAEEADVPLSALYEAEEAFLTSTTRDVQPIKLVDDTELPVAPGPITTKAMRVFAERSAADLNP, via the coding sequence ATGAACATCCCTGTCTGGGTCAACGGCGAGCTGCTCGACCCCGCGCAGGCCAGCGTGTCGGTCTTCGACCACGGGCTCATGGTCGGCGACGGCGTCTTCGAGACGATCAAGATCGTGAACGGCCAATCGTTCGCGCTCACCCGACACCTCGACCGGCTCACGCTCTCCGCCCAGCGCATGGACCTGCCGGAGCCCGACGTCGAGGCCATCGCCGACGGCATCGCCAAGCTGCTGGCGGTCGCGCCCGCCTGGGCGCTCGGCCGCATCCGCGTCACCTACACCAGCGGCCCCGGCCCGCTCGGCTCCGACCGCGGCGACCAGGGCACCACCTCCGTCGTCATCGTGGACGAGCAGAAGCCGTTCCCGGCCACCGCCAACGTCTCCGTCGTCCCGTGGCCGCGCAACGAGCGCGGCGCCCTGTCCGGGGTCAAGAGCACCTCGTACGGCGACAACGCCAAGGCCCTGCTGTACGCGAAGAAGCGCGGAGGCGGCGAGGCCATCTTCGGCAACCTGGCGGGCAACCTCTGCGAGGGCACCGGCTCCAACATCTTCATCGTCCGCGACGGCCGCCTGCTCACCCCGACGCTGGAGTCGGGCTGCCTGGCCGGGGTCACCAGGGCGCTGGTGGTCGAATGGTGCGGCGCCGAGGAGGCGGACGTGCCGCTGTCGGCGCTGTACGAGGCCGAGGAGGCGTTCCTGACCTCCACGACCCGCGACGTCCAGCCGATCAAGCTGGTCGACGACACGGAGCTGCCGGTCGCTCCCGGCCCGATCACCACGAAGGCCATGCGGGTCTTCGCCGAGCGCTCCGCCGCCGACCTGAACCCCTGA
- a CDS encoding LVIVD repeat-containing protein, whose protein sequence is MGTVLLLASACAAGPQPAEAPTPATSTRETSAPAATSSAAPTGDVMTSDNVKFVANLPRTAPLNGKDDIDTDLAFQGDYAYQGNFGGFAIYDISDPATPRIVSQVACPAQQNDVSVYGDLLILSVDEPRAGEECDAGDGSREWEGLRIFDISDKKSPEYVGAVRTDCGSHTHTMVPAGETLYVYVSSPGPEPESKTCPPPHELIQIVEIPTKSPKSAKIVAKPDIFPERQHSDLASGCHDITAYPEKKLAAAACFGDGVLLDISDPVKPKVLQQITDTENFQIWHSATFNNDATKVVFSDELGGGGQATCDRNTPATKGADAVYDIVNGKLERRGYFKIPREQQENENCVAHNGSLIPVPGKDVMVQAWYQGGVSIWDFTDSAHPKEIGYFERGPFPGGDIAGSWSAYYYNGYIYSSDIREGLDVLRIDDPLTDPAKKVKMDDFNVQTQKSY, encoded by the coding sequence TTGGGTACGGTGCTGTTACTGGCCTCCGCCTGCGCGGCAGGCCCGCAGCCGGCCGAGGCGCCGACGCCCGCCACCTCGACGCGCGAAACCAGCGCCCCGGCCGCCACGTCTTCCGCCGCACCCACCGGTGACGTGATGACGAGCGACAACGTCAAGTTCGTCGCCAACCTGCCCAGGACCGCCCCCCTGAACGGCAAGGACGACATCGACACGGACCTCGCATTCCAGGGCGACTACGCGTACCAAGGCAACTTCGGCGGGTTCGCCATCTACGACATCAGCGACCCGGCCACACCCCGCATCGTGAGCCAGGTGGCCTGTCCGGCGCAGCAGAACGACGTCAGCGTGTACGGCGACCTGCTCATCCTCTCGGTCGACGAGCCGCGCGCCGGCGAGGAGTGCGACGCCGGCGACGGCAGCCGCGAGTGGGAGGGCCTGCGGATCTTCGACATCAGCGACAAGAAGAGCCCTGAGTACGTCGGCGCGGTCAGGACCGACTGCGGCTCGCACACGCACACAATGGTCCCTGCCGGGGAGACGCTGTACGTGTACGTCTCCTCGCCCGGCCCCGAGCCGGAGTCGAAGACCTGCCCGCCGCCCCACGAGCTCATCCAGATCGTAGAGATCCCGACAAAGTCGCCTAAATCCGCAAAAATCGTGGCGAAGCCGGATATCTTCCCTGAGCGCCAGCACTCCGATCTCGCCTCAGGGTGCCACGACATCACCGCGTACCCGGAGAAGAAGCTCGCCGCGGCCGCCTGCTTCGGCGACGGCGTGCTGCTCGACATCTCCGACCCGGTCAAGCCGAAGGTGCTCCAGCAGATCACCGACACGGAGAACTTCCAGATCTGGCACTCGGCGACGTTCAACAACGACGCCACGAAGGTCGTCTTCAGCGACGAGCTGGGCGGCGGCGGCCAGGCCACGTGCGACCGCAACACGCCGGCCACGAAGGGCGCGGACGCCGTGTACGACATCGTGAACGGCAAGCTGGAGCGACGCGGCTACTTCAAGATCCCCAGAGAGCAGCAGGAGAACGAGAACTGCGTGGCCCACAACGGCTCGCTGATCCCGGTGCCGGGCAAGGACGTCATGGTGCAGGCGTGGTATCAGGGCGGGGTGTCGATCTGGGACTTCACCGACTCCGCCCACCCGAAGGAGATCGGCTACTTCGAGCGCGGCCCGTTCCCCGGCGGCGACATCGCGGGCTCCTGGTCGGCGTACTACTACAACGGCTACATCTACTCGAGCGACATCCGTGAGGGCCTGGACGTCCTGAGGATCGACGATCCGCTCACCGACCCGGCCAAGAAGGTCAAGATGGACGACTTCAACGTCCAGACCCAGAAGTCGTACTGA
- a CDS encoding DUF305 domain-containing protein: protein MTTFALAACSQQQPAGPSPVGTEAPVIVPGSPGAAGRTATPGERVGQTPAATVASDVRFAEAMIPHHRQALEMTALVNDRTTTASIRSFARQITAAQTPEIKAMTGWLAELGRPAPAAHAHAQTAAYGMATQEELNALSAARGTTFDRMFLQLMTRHHEGAVKMAGEELATGRDRRMRLLAKDVYSGQSIEIARMRKALESLPA from the coding sequence ATGACCACATTCGCCCTCGCCGCCTGCTCCCAGCAGCAGCCCGCCGGACCCTCACCCGTGGGGACGGAGGCGCCCGTCATCGTGCCGGGAAGCCCGGGAGCGGCCGGCCGTACCGCGACGCCGGGGGAGCGCGTGGGGCAGACGCCGGCGGCGACGGTGGCCTCGGACGTCCGCTTCGCCGAGGCCATGATCCCGCATCACCGACAGGCCCTGGAGATGACCGCGCTGGTGAACGACCGCACGACCACGGCCTCCATCCGCTCGTTCGCCCGCCAGATCACGGCCGCGCAGACCCCGGAGATCAAGGCCATGACCGGATGGCTGGCCGAGCTCGGCCGCCCCGCTCCCGCCGCCCACGCGCACGCTCAGACGGCGGCGTACGGCATGGCGACGCAGGAGGAGCTGAACGCCCTGAGCGCGGCCAGGGGGACGACCTTCGACCGCATGTTCCTGCAGCTGATGACCCGGCACCACGAGGGCGCGGTGAAGATGGCGGGGGAGGAACTGGCCACCGGCCGCGACCGGCGCATGCGGCTGCTGGCCAAAGACGTGTACTCGGGTCAGAGCATCGAGATCGCCCGCATGCGGAAGGCCCTGGAGAGCCTGCCCGCCTAG